Proteins co-encoded in one Paraburkholderia terrae genomic window:
- a CDS encoding OmpA family protein, whose amino-acid sequence MAEVKRICGDKPAMRISSVDHITSDLKSENNPNEITFQCATPVVEQPAQPAPVVVAPVPVPAVAPAPVRHAPQRKITLQGDATFAVGSATLTPVATAKLDDFVAANQGVDIERMTIAGYTDSTGSAELNNRLSAARARSVQSYLATAGLRASKWDVEGYGSASPVAPNTTAIGRAKNRRVEIQVDGK is encoded by the coding sequence ATGGCCGAAGTAAAGCGCATCTGCGGCGACAAGCCGGCTATGCGAATTTCGTCGGTCGATCACATCACGTCGGATCTCAAGTCGGAAAACAATCCGAATGAAATCACGTTCCAGTGCGCGACGCCCGTTGTCGAGCAACCTGCCCAGCCGGCGCCTGTCGTCGTAGCGCCTGTCCCGGTTCCCGCTGTGGCGCCCGCTCCTGTCCGCCACGCACCGCAGCGCAAGATCACGTTGCAAGGCGACGCAACGTTCGCTGTCGGCAGCGCAACGCTGACGCCCGTTGCCACGGCGAAGCTCGATGATTTCGTCGCGGCCAACCAGGGTGTTGATATCGAACGTATGACGATCGCCGGCTATACCGATTCGACGGGTTCGGCCGAACTGAACAACCGTCTGTCGGCAGCACGTGCGCGTTCGGTACAAAGCTATCTGGCAACGGCTGGCCTGCGTGCTTCGAAGTGGGATGTGGAAGGCTACGGTAGCGCATCGCCCGTCGCGCCGAACACGACGGCTATCGGCCGCGCGAAAAACCGCCGCGTCGAGATCCAGGTCGACGGCAAGTAA
- the gshA gene encoding glutamate--cysteine ligase produces the protein MPNTTSSRTTDALLHRLSVLTSGPQRDALTTGLRGIEKESLRVISDGHLAMTPHPRALGSALTHPSLTTDYSEALLELITSAEHDAATTLECLDTLHRFVYSAIGDEVLWNNSMPGVLPEDDEIPIADYGTSNIGKLKYVYRVGLALRYGRTMQCIAGIHYNYSLNEEVWRLLHADQKSTANAVDFQSDRYLALIRNFRRTSWLLMYLFGASPALDRRFLRGRANTLETFDADTLYRPYATSLRMSDLGYSNTTAQAALHADYDTLPGYLDALAKAVSQPYPQYEAIGTQRDGEWVQINTNVLQIENEFYSTIRPKRVTYPGERPLHALGARGVQYVEVRCMDIDPFEPTGISLEAARFLDAYLLVCALDDSAPLPPPAYTEANQNFGRVTMEGRKPGLELVRDGQPVKMLDWANELLAKIDHAAAALDSIRGDDSHARAVATQRAKLADASLTPSARVLQIMRDKQQSFLDFGLAQSVAHAEHFRARPLDEAQTQEFAALATRSLAEQAKLEREEVGSFDAFVAAYRAYTLNRFSV, from the coding sequence ATGCCAAACACGACATCCTCCCGCACGACCGACGCGCTGCTGCACCGCCTGTCCGTGCTGACATCCGGCCCGCAGCGTGACGCGCTGACGACCGGCTTGCGCGGCATCGAAAAGGAGAGCCTGCGCGTCATATCCGACGGCCATCTCGCGATGACCCCGCATCCACGCGCGCTCGGCTCGGCGCTCACCCATCCTTCGCTGACCACGGACTATTCGGAAGCGCTGCTCGAACTGATCACGTCCGCCGAGCACGACGCGGCGACCACGCTCGAGTGTCTCGACACGCTGCATCGCTTTGTTTATTCGGCCATCGGCGACGAGGTGCTGTGGAACAACTCGATGCCCGGTGTTCTGCCCGAAGACGACGAAATTCCGATCGCGGACTATGGCACGTCGAACATCGGCAAGCTGAAGTACGTCTACCGCGTCGGACTCGCGCTGCGCTACGGACGCACGATGCAATGTATCGCGGGCATCCACTACAACTATTCGTTGAACGAAGAAGTGTGGCGGCTGCTGCATGCCGACCAGAAATCCACAGCCAATGCCGTCGATTTCCAGTCGGACCGCTATCTCGCGCTGATCCGTAATTTCCGCCGCACGAGCTGGCTGCTGATGTATCTGTTCGGCGCATCGCCAGCGCTCGACCGGCGCTTTCTGCGCGGCCGCGCGAATACGCTCGAAACGTTCGACGCCGACACGCTGTATCGCCCGTACGCAACGAGCCTGCGCATGAGCGATCTCGGTTATTCGAATACGACGGCGCAAGCCGCGCTGCACGCCGACTACGACACGCTGCCTGGCTACCTCGACGCGCTCGCGAAAGCCGTTAGCCAGCCGTATCCGCAGTACGAGGCAATCGGCACGCAGCGCGACGGCGAATGGGTGCAGATCAACACGAACGTGTTGCAGATCGAAAACGAGTTCTACTCGACGATCCGCCCGAAGCGCGTCACGTATCCGGGCGAGCGTCCGTTGCATGCGCTTGGGGCGCGCGGTGTCCAGTACGTCGAAGTGCGCTGCATGGATATCGATCCGTTCGAACCGACGGGTATTTCGCTCGAAGCCGCGCGTTTTCTCGACGCCTATCTGCTCGTGTGCGCACTCGACGACAGCGCGCCGCTGCCGCCGCCGGCCTATACGGAAGCAAATCAGAACTTCGGCCGCGTGACGATGGAAGGGCGCAAGCCCGGCCTCGAACTGGTGCGCGACGGACAACCCGTCAAGATGCTCGACTGGGCCAATGAATTGCTCGCGAAAATCGACCACGCAGCCGCTGCGCTCGATTCGATTCGCGGCGACGACAGCCACGCGCGCGCCGTCGCGACGCAACGCGCGAAGCTCGCGGACGCGTCGTTGACGCCGTCGGCCCGCGTGCTGCAGATCATGCGTGACAAGCAGCAGAGCTTCCTCGATTTCGGTCTTGCGCAGAGCGTCGCGCACGCGGAGCATTTCCGCGCGCGTCCGCTGGACGAAGCGCAAACGCAGGAGTTCGCTGCGCTCGCGACACGATCGCTCGCCGAACAGGCCAAGCTGGAGCGCGAGGAAGTCGGTTCATTCGACGCGTTCGTTGCCGCGTATCGCGCTTATACGTTGAACCGCTTCAGCGTTTAG
- a CDS encoding DNA-3-methyladenine glycosylase family protein, translating into MSPTPTATLELPFKAPYDWPRVLRFFGGRATPGVEAVEDGVWRRSIGWNGDSGTLAVRKHARRHCIVATIDGAASRHADGLAAPIARMFDLHADPKAIGASLAGDPWLAPLVAATPGLRVPGAWSGFELVVRAIVGQQVSVKAATTIIGRIVQRAGERIDGHPHESTAWRFPTPAALAAVDLAQIGMPGKRIAALQSFARAVADGDVPIDSIGSASFDLAQLRASLLALPGIGPWTVEYVAMRAWRDADAWPAWDLVLMQAIAARDPALVRPNQQRARTDAWRPWRAYAAMHLWNEVADRAGAARGG; encoded by the coding sequence TTGAGCCCCACGCCGACCGCCACACTCGAACTCCCGTTCAAAGCTCCCTATGACTGGCCGCGCGTCCTCCGCTTCTTCGGAGGACGCGCGACGCCGGGCGTCGAAGCCGTCGAAGACGGCGTATGGCGTCGCTCGATCGGCTGGAACGGCGACAGCGGCACGCTCGCCGTCCGCAAGCATGCCCGCAGGCATTGCATCGTCGCGACCATCGACGGCGCCGCGAGCCGTCACGCGGACGGGCTTGCCGCGCCGATCGCGCGCATGTTCGATCTGCACGCGGATCCGAAGGCGATCGGCGCGAGCCTCGCCGGCGATCCGTGGCTCGCACCTCTGGTCGCCGCAACGCCCGGCCTGCGCGTACCCGGCGCGTGGTCCGGGTTCGAGCTCGTCGTGAGGGCCATCGTTGGCCAGCAGGTCAGCGTGAAGGCCGCGACGACGATCATCGGACGGATCGTGCAGCGCGCCGGCGAGCGCATCGACGGCCATCCGCACGAGAGCACCGCGTGGCGTTTCCCGACGCCCGCCGCGCTCGCCGCCGTCGATCTTGCGCAGATTGGCATGCCCGGCAAGCGCATCGCCGCGTTGCAAAGCTTTGCGCGCGCCGTGGCGGACGGAGACGTGCCGATCGACAGCATCGGCAGCGCGTCCTTCGATCTTGCCCAGTTGCGCGCGTCGTTGCTCGCGCTGCCCGGAATCGGTCCATGGACGGTCGAATACGTCGCGATGCGCGCCTGGCGGGACGCCGACGCGTGGCCCGCGTGGGACCTCGTGCTGATGCAGGCGATCGCAGCGCGCGATCCGGCGCTCGTGCGTCCCAACCAGCAGCGCGCGCGCACCGACGCGTGGCGGCCGTGGCGGGCCTACGCGGCGATGCATCTGTGGAATGAAGTCGCCGATCGGGCAGGCGCCGCACGCGGCGGCTAG
- the ada gene encoding bifunctional DNA-binding transcriptional regulator/O6-methylguanine-DNA methyltransferase Ada: protein MNTAISQATPATFANDDERWTAVLKRDMSADGAFFYGVRTTGVFCRPSCASRLPRRENVDFFASTDEARAAGYRECKRCQPGGLPRELEIVNRACAALDADPQQRLTLAQLSDAVHVSPFHLQRLFKRVVGVSPRQYQAAQRGAALRDALQRGADVTRATVDAGFGSPSRMYDTAAAELGMAPSEYRRKGAGLRVRYASAQTSLGLVLVATTDKGICKIAFGDDDALLVDDLRNEFASAELIDDPKRLTPFIEQIDGYLRGKRQRFDLPLDIAATAFQQRVWEALRRIPYGETRSYSQIAEAVGSPRAVRAVANACGSNPVALAIPCHRVVHKDGALAGYRWGVARKAVLLDTETHRESRDAADATHPTADMDHAA from the coding sequence ATGAACACAGCCATCTCCCAAGCAACGCCCGCCACGTTCGCCAACGACGACGAGCGCTGGACAGCCGTCCTGAAACGCGACATGTCCGCCGACGGCGCCTTCTTCTACGGCGTCCGGACGACGGGTGTGTTCTGCCGTCCGTCGTGCGCCTCACGCCTGCCGCGTCGCGAGAATGTCGATTTCTTCGCTTCAACCGACGAAGCGCGCGCCGCGGGCTATCGAGAATGCAAACGTTGCCAGCCTGGCGGCCTGCCGCGCGAACTAGAAATCGTGAACCGCGCCTGCGCCGCGCTCGACGCCGACCCGCAGCAACGCCTCACGCTCGCGCAACTGAGCGACGCAGTGCATGTCAGCCCGTTTCACCTGCAGCGGCTTTTCAAGCGTGTAGTCGGCGTGTCGCCGCGGCAATATCAGGCGGCCCAGCGCGGCGCGGCATTGCGCGACGCGCTGCAACGGGGCGCGGACGTGACCCGCGCCACCGTCGACGCAGGCTTCGGCTCGCCGTCCCGGATGTACGATACGGCGGCCGCAGAGCTGGGCATGGCGCCGTCCGAATATCGGCGCAAAGGCGCGGGGCTGCGGGTCCGCTACGCGAGCGCGCAGACTTCGCTCGGCCTCGTGCTGGTCGCGACGACCGACAAGGGCATCTGCAAGATCGCCTTCGGCGACGACGACGCGTTGCTCGTCGATGATCTGCGCAACGAATTCGCGAGCGCGGAACTGATCGACGATCCGAAACGGCTCACGCCTTTCATCGAGCAAATCGACGGTTATCTGCGCGGCAAGCGTCAGCGTTTCGATCTGCCGCTCGATATCGCCGCCACGGCGTTCCAGCAGCGCGTGTGGGAAGCGCTGCGCCGCATTCCGTACGGTGAGACGCGCAGCTATTCGCAAATCGCCGAAGCGGTCGGTTCGCCGCGCGCAGTGCGGGCCGTCGCCAATGCATGCGGATCGAACCCTGTCGCGCTCGCGATACCTTGCCACCGCGTTGTGCACAAGGACGGCGCGCTGGCGGGCTATCGCTGGGGTGTCGCGCGCAAGGCCGTGCTGCTCGATACCGAGACACACCGCGAATCCCGCGATGCCGCCGACGCCACTCATCCCACCGCCGACATGGACCACGCCGCTTGA